The genomic interval AAAAAAGCCATTCCGGGTTATCGGACCGATGCGGATGTGGTATTGCCGACCGATAGCGCCTTGTTTAACTACTTTGTTGCTTTATGTAAAAAGGAGGGCAAATAAAGTGAAAAAACCGATCATAATGATCATGTGGGGAGCTTGTCTGGACAATCAATTTCTCTCTCATGGCATGATGCTGAGCAAAGCCTACAGTGCGGCAATTACCTCCGGCGGCGGGATTCCGCTCCTGCCTTTGGTGCAAAGCCAAGTGATGGAATATGCCGAACTGGCAGACGGTTTGCTGCTGCCGGGAGGGATGGGTTATGTGCCGCGCCCTCAATTGGGAAAACATCTGGCGCAGGAACGTTTTTCACGTCAATCGGATTTTGAGAGTAAACTGTATCAGGCGTTCAAGGCCGCCGGGAAACCGATCCTGGGGATTTGCGCCGGCTGTCAGAAAATCAATTGTGAAGAAGGCGGCACGCTGGAATTGGATTTCCGGCGGAAAACCGGCATAGAACATCATCTGGGCAGCAGCCACGCTGTAAAAGCGGCCGCAGGAAGTTTGTTTGCACAATTGTTTGGTGATCACTTTTGGATTAACAGCTATCATGGTTATAAAATCAACCAATTGGGTGAAAAGTTAAAAGTGACGCTGCTGTCGCCGGAAGGAATTCCCGAGGGGATCGAGCATTTGGAATACCCCATTTTTGGCACACAATGGCATCCCGAACGTATGCGCGGTGATTTCCCCAATCCACCGGAGGGACCGGATACAACGGTGCTTTTTCGTCATTTCATCCGGTTGTGCGAGGCGCGACGGGATCAAAAATAAGTTGGGGAAATTCAAACAATCCGGCAATCCGAAAAAACAACGTCAGAAAACTGCAGTCCGCAGAGTTGAAAAAGAGAAGACCGGATTATTCTGCTGCCAGGCGAAACGAGTGGCATAATTTTACAGATACCTGCGATTGATCAGAAACCGAAATTAAAAAGTAAAATGAAATTATTTAGTTCTAAATATAGCAACGCAGTGCGGATTTTTCGGATACCAAAGTATATTATAAACGTAAAATTATAAAAATACAGGCCGCCACGATCACATCAATACCATATTATGTAATTAATATAAAAAAATATTTTATAAAACAAAATCATCAGAGGCATATCGACTAATTCTACGGATAAAATGCATAACCGACCGAAAGAAATAATATTAAAAAAAAAGGAATTCGAGCTGCAGGTGCATAATGATTAAGAAGACAGATTCCTGTCAATGGTTGTTCTATTTTGCAGGGAATTGATGTGCGACCATCATAAAACGGAATGCGTTAAAGGAGGAGTGTGACGATGAAGACAGGGATTGTAGGCCCAAAGATTACTGTTGAAAGAATCATTGCAAATTTGGAAACCAAAAAGCTCTTTGTTGAATATGTTCCCATCATTTACGACAAACTGCAGGATGCTGTGGCAATGGTGCGGGCGCATATCGGAATCGTGGATAATTTTTATTTTACCGGTCCGATACCGTACCACTATGTCCGGACAAAA from Negativicutes bacterium carries:
- a CDS encoding gamma-glutamyl-gamma-aminobutyrate hydrolase family protein (Members of this family of hydrolases with an active site Cys residue belong to MEROPS family C26.), translating into MKKPIIMIMWGACLDNQFLSHGMMLSKAYSAAITSGGGIPLLPLVQSQVMEYAELADGLLLPGGMGYVPRPQLGKHLAQERFSRQSDFESKLYQAFKAAGKPILGICAGCQKINCEEGGTLELDFRRKTGIEHHLGSSHAVKAAAGSLFAQLFGDHFWINSYHGYKINQLGEKLKVTLLSPEGIPEGIEHLEYPIFGTQWHPERMRGDFPNPPEGPDTTVLFRHFIRLCEARRDQK